From Pantanalinema sp., one genomic window encodes:
- a CDS encoding copper chaperone PCu(A)C, with the protein MKRFALGAVVLSCWAAPVLAAASVSVEEPWLREAPPTARVLAGYAGFRNPSDQEDALIEVTTEVADRVEIHTMAMRGGVMRMQPIPFLALPAKGKASLEPGGAHLMIYGPKRALRDGQKVPMTFVFRRGAKVRVEVPVRKYPG; encoded by the coding sequence ATGAAACGCTTCGCCCTCGGTGCCGTCGTCCTCTCCTGCTGGGCCGCTCCTGTTTTGGCCGCCGCTTCGGTGAGCGTGGAGGAGCCCTGGCTGCGCGAGGCTCCCCCGACGGCCCGCGTCCTGGCGGGGTACGCGGGCTTCCGGAACCCCAGCGACCAGGAGGACGCCCTGATCGAGGTGACGACCGAGGTGGCCGATCGCGTGGAGATCCACACCATGGCCATGCGCGGCGGCGTCATGCGCATGCAGCCCATCCCCTTCCTCGCCTTGCCAGCCAAAGGAAAGGCGAGCCTGGAGCCGGGCGGCGCCCACCTGATGATCTACGGGCCGAAGCGGGCCCTGCGCGACGGCCAGAAGGTGCCGATGACCTTCGTCTTCCGCCGAGGGGCGAAGGTCAGGGTCGAGGTCCCGGTCCGGAAGTACCCGGGCTGA